The Primulina eburnea isolate SZY01 chromosome 18, ASM2296580v1, whole genome shotgun sequence genome segment GAGTTTcaaaatatctcaaaattttTAACTTTTGATTTACTACCTACACTTTTGATAGCGATAGAATAACCATTTTTgttattatcaaaatttaaaattgataATATTTGTTCGACCAACATATTATTACAATTTAAATTGGAAAAATATAAACTAAaagattaataaaaaaaatattcgagTCATACTCTCGAATGGTTGGCAGTTTAAAAAAGAAATAGAAAAAAATCAATCGATTGCCACATCTCTATATtctagatattttttttttattttaaataaacaacaataatggAGATATTGTCGCATTGGCCAAAGTCTGCAGAAATGATAAGTTATATACTTATAATAATATGCATTTGTTAACCACTAATAATTCCGTAAAcattgtttatttaattaacaaaattttgaagttttttttttttttttttttcataaaatgGATTGAACCGGAAAATTGCATaataagatttaaaaaaaacaaacatgTAATGTAAATGTGTTTTTAGTTTTGATCACGATTCcgatcaatttaaaattttaatactaATTTGTATTTCTTTTCGATTTTTGTCATTTTACATCGAAATGCTAATGTGTTGCTTAAAAAAGATAATGTCACTTAAACTCGATAACGTGTCAACTAACATTATCGAAAATATCGGACTTCACATTAGCACTAAGAGAAAAatgactaatttttttttttttttaatgtaaaagTTAGTGGAGTCTAAGTATATAGTTCATTTTTCGTATTAAACAGACTGATTactgaaacaaaaaaaaaatttaaaaaccatATGAATTACATGACCAAATATATAGTATAGTTTTTGtatttagtattatttgataaataggtatcttgtgagacggtctcacgaatctttatttgtgagacgggtcgatcctatcgatattcacaataaaaaataatactcttagcataaaaagtaatattttttcatggatgacccaaataagagatctgtgtcacaaaatatgacacgtgagaccgtctcacacaagtttttgttttgtttgataTACTCATTTATCAATCTAACTTTATTTGATTTACTTTTTAATTACtaatttgtttatttaatttaattactaaagttttcattaaataaaatgtaaaaatgattttttttttataaaatttatttttttaatattttttctaatCAATATGAAAACGCAACAAgtctaaataaatatatttgacAGAACAGATATTTCAACTTTAAAAACGATAAGCTATTTCCGGATAATCTGTATTAAATTTAATGATGATTTAATCGCCCGCCAACCATCCATGTGAGGTGAACATGAATCCCGGCTGTCGTTTCAGTTCTGGATTACACGTagattgattgatataatctTGGAAACCAGCCAATAAATCTTGAGCACCTGTAAAATCTTTCGCGTTTGCGTTTGATTTTATCAAGCAATAAAAAAATGCACACACGACACTTCTTTTGCGCCAGCACACCAAGAATCCACAACTCCCATTGGGTTCTGGAGAAACTTCAAGATGCCCAGTGTAGTCcatttctttatatatatagttGGAGTAAAAGAACCAAGAATCAGTTTTTGGAACTGGGTTTTCATTTTACTGTATCCCACGTGATTTGTATAGGAGGGGAAAAATGAGTGGGAGGGATGATGGAGAAGATGGGAGGGGGGACTTGAGGAAGCCATTTTTGCATACTGGGAGTTGGTATAGAATGGGTTCGAGGCAGTCTAGCTTGATGGGCTCTTCTCAGGCGATTAGGGACAATTCCGTCTCTCTGTTGGCTTGTGTCCTGATTGTGGCTTTGGGTCCTATCCAGACTGGTTTCACTGTACTATGTTCTTTCATTTTCACTAGATAAATCTTCTTGCTTTATCGGTTTTCTTTTAGCTATGGATCAGTGTTATAGGCTTAGAGTAGGCTGTTTCATTCATAGTGATGGATGGGTGATGAAAACGTTGTATTTTAGGAAAATTGCATGTTCAAGTGGAGAGATTTTTGTTGCTGATAATGGTACTTGATTGTGTTCTCTTTTGTAACTGCAAGTCTATAAGCTTGTGGTTGCTGAGGGATTCTGAATTctatttggaaaaaaatatgCACAAAATTTGGAAGGCTACTTCATTTTATAGAACAATCCAATCTTCCCCTTTTGCCTTGGCATTTAGAGAAGTGGGAAAAAATAACATGTGGAGGTCGATGGAATAGATTACTCAACTTCTGTATGTTTGTGACATTGTGTCTTTAAGATTGGCACACCAAGAATGTAGTTCGAAATTTAGTTGTTTTTTTCATGCTAAAAAGGGGATGTACGAGTAATTCTTAACCAACGCTTATAACTTGTTCAATCATTGGCTCAAATTTCTTAATTGGAACTCGTACAAGAACTTTTATATGGATCTAGTTCTAATTCCAGTTCCTGTTCTTTGCTGTCAAATATGTGTTTaagttattttttctttttccttcacGTGAACTGGTATGCTAGTGGACTCTTGAGTACATGTGTTCATAAGTACTAACTAATTATTTCTTTCCTTTTTGTTGTCAAGTGTGGTTATTCTTCTCCAACACAGAATGATATCACCAAAGATCTTAAGCTCACTGTCTCACAGGTGAggaattattaaattttcttgttttaatttaaatcattttCCTTTTCCATGATTATACCATCACTTGTTTCTGTTATTAATTATTGGATCAGTTCTCCTTATTTGGTTCATTGTCGAATGTGGGTGCTATGGTCGGGGCACTAGCTAGCGGTCAAATTTCTGAGCACATAGGACGTAAAGGGGTACATTTTTTCCCCAACAATTATGATGTTTGCATTAAGTGTTTTTGTTTCTTGACATTTTTTCATTGGTATTGCAGTCTCTAATGGTCGCTGCCATACCTAATATCATCGGTTGGCTTACTATATCATTTTCCACGGTGAGTTTTCAGTAATGTAATACCATACTTTTACTTCCAAAAATTGAACATTTAAATTGTTACCGTTTGTGTTTACTTTTATATCAGGACTTCTCATTTCTGTATATGGGAAGATTGTTGGAAGGATTTGGTATGGGTATGATCTCTTACACGGTAGATACACAAGCTTTTCACATGTTTATTTATGATGTCAAGTGTATCTTGTAAACATCGGCCCTGAAATATTCTTCTCTGATTCGATTTTAGGTTCCTGTGTATCTAGTGGAAATAGCGCCTCAAAATCTGAGAGGAGCACTTGGTTCCGTGAACCAGGTCTGATGAGAGCATTCTCATTTTTCCCCTTGTTGTCACTAACACAAAGTGACTGAATTCTACTTTTGCTATATGATGTAGCTCTGTGTCACAATTGGAGTGTTGCTGGCGTATATACTCGGATTATTTGTTCATTGGAGAGTGCTTGCCGTTCTTGGTAATCCCCTAACACATATTTATGATCTTTGTCGCCTGTTTTTGAAATCAATTTTCATGTTACACTTTATTTGATTTGTTCATTACAAGGCTTCCAAAGTAGTCACGGTATTCTTTTCATTGACAGGAATACTgccgtgcctagtgttgataCCAGGCCTCTTTTTTATTCCAGAATCTCCTCGCTGGCTGGTGAgtcttttgaaaatgtttttcaaaGACAAATTCTAGTACTTATATAACTGTCATTTTGAAAATTAGGCTAAAGTGGGGATGACAGAGGATTTTGAAGCTTCTCTGCAAGTTCTTCGAGGATTTGATACTGATATTACACTTGAAGTAAATGAAATAAAGGTGAGATGTTTAAGTTTGTTTTTGTGAGACATACATTATGGATGTGAATACACACcatcatcattttttttaacttaTGATAAGATAATTATTACCTTAGAAAATACAAACTATCATATTTCATACGATGATTATTTTGTTTGCCAGAGGTCTGTAGCTTCAACAAGCCGAAGAACGACAATACGTTTCGCAGATctcaaaatgagaaaactttGGTTACCTCTCATGGTACTTTAAAGGGTTCTCTGTTTTCTATGATCATGTTGTGTTACTTCTCATATGCTGAGTCGTATTTGACCACTTTTTGTGTTCTTTAACATACA includes the following:
- the LOC140819569 gene encoding sugar transporter ERD6-like 6, with the protein product MSGRDDGEDGRGDLRKPFLHTGSWYRMGSRQSSLMGSSQAIRDNSVSLLACVLIVALGPIQTGFTCGYSSPTQNDITKDLKLTVSQFSLFGSLSNVGAMVGALASGQISEHIGRKGSLMVAAIPNIIGWLTISFSTDFSFLYMGRLLEGFGMGMISYTVPVYLVEIAPQNLRGALGSVNQLCVTIGVLLAYILGLFVHWRVLAVLGILPCLVLIPGLFFIPESPRWLAKVGMTEDFEASLQVLRGFDTDITLEVNEIKRSVASTSRRTTIRFADLKMRKLWLPLMIGIGLLILQQLTGMNGIIFYSATIFASAGISSSNVATVGVGAIQVIATGVSAWLVDRSGRRILLLVSSFGMIFSLILATVSFYIKDLISEDSALFGILGILSVIGVLLMVVFFALGMGPIPWLMMSEILPAKIKGLGGSVATLANWFFCWVITMTAPLLLAWSTGGSFTIYTVMCIFTLAFVAIWVPETKGKTLEEIHASFS